DNA from Triticum aestivum cultivar Chinese Spring chromosome 7D, IWGSC CS RefSeq v2.1, whole genome shotgun sequence:
CCGCTGCTGATCCTCCCCTACTGGCCAGAAGTCCAGCATCCACATGAATCTTGAAGTATTTTTTACTGTAGCTTATTTTTTCGAGAATCTTTTACTGTAGCTTATAAGCTGAGAAAGAGAGAAAACACCGATTAGGCGTGCTGGGTCTAACTTGCACGGGCCGCTGGACGGATTTCCTATGGCCTGGCCCGCAAGCCCACCTGTTGCCGAAAACTAGCTTGAAATACATCCGCCTTGGCGCCCGAACGTAACCGTCCCAACCAACAGCCttcacttctcctcctccctcccaAGAACCCACTCTCCGTCCGTCTCCACCGCGCAGAGCCCACCTCCTCTGTTCTGCAGCGGTCCAGCGCAAGCGAACGATGGAGCATCTCCAGGACGGCCACCACGTGCGGCTGCGCAGCCACGTGTACGGCACGTACCTGCACGCCGACGAGGACGGGCATGGCGTCTCTCACCGCGGCCGCCGGGCGTCGATGAACGCGGCTTGGGTGGTGCACGTGTACCAGCCCCCCGAGGCGTTTGTGCCGTACCTACGCCTCCACAGCGCCGCCTATGGCCGGTACCTCGCCGCCACGAACGTGCAGGCGCCGCGCGGGCTCCACGTCGAGCAGCGGGGCTGCGAGGTGGAGCCAATCCCTTGGCGGGCCATCCGGACGGAATCTGGAGACGAAGTCTACCTCGAGCACTTCTACAGAGGCTGCCTCCGCGCCGACTGGAACACCGACGTCAGCGTCGACAATGACGACCCCGATAACCCCAACAGCCCGACGATGCACTGGGTCGTGGAGCCCATCCCCGCCACGCGGAGGATACCTCCGGCTTGGGTGAGTCCGCCATGCCCGCTTCTTGATTCTTCCCGAATTTGCGCGaattgggttcttggatgttgttaACATGCATCGGAATTTGACCGCAAAGATTGCAAATCGTGTTAATTTCATTCGGTTGGGAGCAATTCTTGGCTCAGATTCGTATTTGATCTCCTGATCGATGGTTCTTTGCGACTCAGCTGCACCCTTCCTTCAACCAAGACGAGTCGCTGTCGCGGGAAATCACGTACGTGTGGCCGAACGTCGAGGGGGCCCTCGTCAACCACAACGTGTTCGTCTTCAGGGGGAGGTCCGTGTTCCAGCTGAGGCACGAGCTGGCCCGGCGGCTGGTGGTGGACGTCTCTCACCTCGCCATGTGCCTCCCCACACGTTATGGCCGGTTTTTCCCACTCGTCGTCGACCTGCCCCGCAACCAGCAGGCCCTCATCGTCGTCGTCGACTTCGCGGGGACGCCTGGTGAGAGGCCCTCAACTTCCTACTCTTTTCCTTTGGCAAGAAACTCGTCTGGAACTTTTCCGGATATTTGCACTAGTCTGAAAAACAGTTTACTGAAACTGGTGTTGTCTGAAACTTTGGATAATCTGTTTCAGTTAGGACCTATGACTTGGACATATATAGTCTGAACTGCTATAGTAGGATTATAGAAATCAGTAAAAGTTGTTGAATCGAATCAGTAGGTGGTCAACAGGGACGGCATTATGCCTGTTGGATTTATGGACCGATGCTAGTGGAAAGCCCAAATCAGTATCAGTTCAGTCTGAACCCAAGTCATTTTTCGTAAGTACTGAACCTGGAAACAGTTGGTTTTTGATGCTACTGTGCTTTGATTCACATGATTTAGTTTTGCAATTAGATGCTACTGTGCTAGTGGAAGACTTTGGAACTTGAAAACCCAAATCAGTTCAGTCTGCTAATTTCAACTTCACAGAGAAGACAATGATGTCTACCCCctctgtcccacaatataagatcgtttttcaaGTTAACATAgattgaaaaacgttcttatattctgAGACGGAGGGGGTATATTTTGGCCTAGTGTGATTTGTATCGTTTAACATGTGGACAAAATTCAGGTTATATCGCAGAGCACATTACATTGTGTTGAGactccttttgatctttttatttaaACTTGTTGCAGTACCTATGACACATGATGCCTAACTACTTAACTATTTTTCTGCCAATCCAGCCCACGCGGCACTGCGGTACGCGGATGTCGATGCATGGTAGAGAGATACCCGTAGAAGCCGCCTTCCTGTCCACCTCTTCAGAGTATCGCCGCCTCAGTTCTAACTAGCTTGTAAGGCATGGGTTCAGGAAAACCTAGCAGTTGTAGTGTTTGTGCTAGCTAAACTTGGTCGGTTCTGTTCCCCTGACAGAACATGTTGGTTTTGGCATTACGGTTCTCAAATTCAGAAACTGTTTGAACAATGAGGCTCTGTAATGGCTGCTCCCTTGTTCGTTGGCAGCACTGAATACTGATGTGGTGGTTCTTGCAGCGAGTTGGGCCACTTTAGTTTACAGTTTCAATCGTACAACAGAAAACAAAGTTGTTTTTTGACAGAGAACTCTCAAGGTGTTTCGTAGTTGATATCCTGTTTGTTGGTTATGTGCAACAAAAACATTTGTACATATAGTGTTTATGTGTCATTAAATGTCCATGTAAGTCAACAAATTGTtcacacatttaaaaaaaaatATATTAGTGTATTATTTTTTTGCGAGGTAAATATTCGTGTAATTTTAAGAAGTGTTAGTTCACTTTTGAATTATGTTCATGTATTCGTAAAAAATACTGAGTCATTTGAAATTGTTCACGCATTTGAAAAAACTCATCTAATTTAAAAAGGCTTCAACCATTTTACAATTTTTAATAAGTGTTCACGCCTTCAGAAAAATGTTTGCGAAGCTTTAGAAAAGTATTTGTGCTTTTCAAGAAAATGTTGTTGTAATTTGAAAAGAGATCACCTTTGAAAAAATAAAAATCCGCTAACAGTAATACCGTAACACGATCCAATCAACTGCATCCAAATGGTCGTGGGAAAATCAATACTACCCTAGTATTGATTTTATTGACCGTCGATGTATATACAGTAAACTGTCCGCGTCTATGTAATTCTGCCTTATTTTTGTATGAGTGGGAACTTGGGATCCATTAAACATCAATCACATCAGAGTCATTGTTAGGAGGTTTACAATACGAAGTGCATATATGGTGATTGGTGTGTGGTATGATCCCCTGATCCCGGACTATGTGGGCTGGAGGCACAAGATTGAGCATGCTCAGTTCACATTGAAAATTATGCAAAGGACACCCTGATTTATTCCGTAGTTCAATGACTAAGTGCATATTTCTATTAGCCTCTTCTTCTCGATACGACATTTTTACCCCACCACCGCCGCTTAAATTATGTTCTACTGCAATCGGTCACCATGGCGCACGCCCCCTCAACTGTTGGTTGCCCTAATCTAGAGCAGCCTATAGGGTCATCGCACATGTGCCGAATAGGTTGCTCAGAGGTGGTCCGAACTGCTGAGAGTTCCATGCGAGCTGAGACAGACCTCTTCCCGCCGCCGTTTGAGTGTTTCTCTTCAGTATCTTGGTTGTTTCCTGGTGTTTGCATTCCTGATTTTGATTGTTTGATTTACGGGTTGGATGTTGGCGATGTGGGAGTCGAAGTTGTTCGGGTAGTTCCCATCCAAGCTACCCGAGTGGGGTAACATGACACATGTCTTGACGGCGTTGACAACTACCATAGCACATGTCCAATCGCCGCCGGCAGCTGAGTTTGATCTAGTGGCACATTAAGGTTGGAAAAAAAGATAGGCGTAGGAGAGGCGGTTGGCTATCGCTTAGTGCATAGGCAATGCTTAAGCACCCAAGGCGTGGCCTAGGCGGTCGTGTAGTTTTCACAATCATGGGCTTATTTCGAGTATTATGTGTGGATTGAAGCTTTTTCCCTTTCCCAATCACCTAAAGAGAATTGCATGGTATACAGATTGTCATGGAAAGGCCTTATTTGCACCTCTTAAGCAAGAACCCATGTGATGCACATGATCTTGAAGAACTAGAATTGACTGTAGGGTTtcttcatgtaaaccctagctACGGCCATCCAATGAGGCACTTCCGCTGGAAGTGCTTCTTTCTATTTGAAGACGACATCATCACGATCGTATTCCGTCAAACCCAACATCTACATCATGGCCTCAACATCGCTCGCATCTCCATCCGAGCTCGAAGCCTTCCCATCCATGATGTTCCCTAGCCCGAAAGATTTAAACTACCGGACCCCTAAGCCCTCAACCTCATACCAGAAAACCAGCCAAGACCGGGCAGTTTGAGCGCGATCTGCAAGTGGAAAACCAGAGAGAGGGGATGAGATCCCTACGGTGGTGCTGGTCACCGCCGAGAGGAACTGGAACCCTAGTGAGAGGGAATTTCTTAACTTGTATTGTGCGCGGCACCTGGACGTAGAAAATGGTTcatgttttttttaaatttttaggGGCTTTTTTAGCTTATATATAAGCTGGCAAAGAGTGAAAACaacgatttttttcttttttctttttgaaaatgagaAAACAACGATTTTTTTGTTGAGAAAATGAGAAAACAACGATTAGGCGTGCTGCTGTATGCCGCTGGACGGAATTCCGTAGCCCAACGATTAGGCCCTGGCCCGCAAGCCCACCTAGTGCCGAAAGCTGAACCCGGCACCTTGAAATACTCCGCCTTGGCGCCCGAGCGTAACCGTCCCAACCAACAGCCTTCGCTCGCTCCTCCTCTTCTCCCCGTCGCCGGAGCGCCAAGAAACCAAGAACCTCCTCTTCTCTGCAGCGGTCGAGCGCACGCGACCGATGGAGCAGTTCCATCACGGCCACCACGTGCGGCTGCGCAGCAGCGAGCTCGGCACGTACCTGCACGCCGACGAGGACGGACATGGCGTCTCCCTCCACCACCGCCGGGCGTCGATGAAGGCGGCTTGGGCGGTGCACGTGTACCAGCCCCCAGAGGCGTTTGTGCCGTACCTGCTCCTCCACAGCGCCGCCTACGGTCGCTACCTCGCCGCCACGGACGAGCCGGCGCCGCAGGGCCACCACGGGCGCCGCGTCGAGCAGCGCAACTACGACCATCCGGAGGTGGATGCACAAGGAATGATTTGGCTGGCCGTCCTGACGGCATCCGGAGACaaagtcttcctccgcaacttcaACGGCGGCTGCCTCCGCGCCAACGGGAGGTACCGCCCCTGGAACAACGGCGCCAGTGTCGACGACGTCGACGTCAACGACATCGGCAACCTCAGCACGATGATGCACTGGGTCGTGGAGGACATCCCCGCCAGGGAGATCATGCCTCTCCTTCCACGCCCGGCTTGGGTGAGTCCCATCCCATGCCCGCTTCTTGATTTCTTCCGGGATTTGCGCGaattgggttcttggatgttgctAGCATGCATCGGAATTTGACCGCAAAGATTGGAAATCGTGTTAATTTCATTCGCTCTGTTTCTTTGATTTCTCGAGTTCTTCGATCTGATTCTTGGTTCTTTGCGACTCAACTGCAGCTTACCCTCCCCGCCGTCATATCGCCGTCGCGGGTGATCGTGTACGTGTGGCTGGACGCCGACGGGACCGTCCTCAGCGAAGGCTCGTTCTCGTTCAGTGGGAGGTCCGTGTTCCGCCTGAGGAGCGAGCTGGCCAGGTGGCTCGCCGACAACGGCATCGCAATCGTGGACGCCCCCGACCTCGTCATGTGCCTCCCCACCCGTGATGGCCGCATTTTCCCACTCGTCGTCGACCTGCCCCGCAGCCTCCAGCCCCTCcacatcatcgtcgtcatcgtcgggACGCCTGGTGAGAGCCCCCTCCATATCCTACTCTTCTCCTTTGGTAGGAAACTCATAGTATTTGCAGTAGTCCGGATATTTTTGCAGTAGTTTGCAGTCTGAAAAATAGTTTACTGAAACCGGTGCAGTCTGAAACTTTTGCTGATCTGTTTTTCAGTTAGGAGTTAAGACTTGGAAATAGTCTGAACTGCTGTGGGATCATACACATCACTAAAAGTTCCTGATTCAATGTCACTAATAGATGTGGAAACTATTGGTTTTGATGCTACTGTTCTTTGATTCAGATGATTCATCAGTTCTTCAATTTAATACTAGATAGAAAACCCAAATCAGTTCGGTCTGCCTAGTGCAGCTTCACAGAGAAGATAATGATTTCTGTTTTTTAGCCTACTGTAATTGTTTCGAGTAACGCGTGGACAAAATTCAGGTTCTGTCCCACAGCATATTCCATTGTTTTGAGGTTTTGTACATCAACTTTCTTTTCTAGTATCTTCTTATTTAAACTTCTTGAAGTACCTGGGACACCTGATGCCTAACTGCTTAACACTTTTTTCTTCTAATTCAGCCCACGAGGCGCTGCGGTATGCGGATGTCGATGCATAGGAGAGAGATACCAGTGTCAGGACACCTAGAAGTCTCCTTCATGTCCACCTCGTCGGAAGTGTTGCCGCCTTGGACGCCACGGCATTAGAACTCAGTTCCTTTCGTTGAGATATGGGTTCAGGAAAACCCAGCAGTTCATGTGTTCCTGCTAGTTAATTGGTTTCTTCTCCTGACAGTAGGACACATATCTGCTTTGCCATCTCGGTTCTAAAATTCTGAAAGTGTTTGAACAATGGTGCGGTGACATTAATCTGTAATGCGTTGACATTGGCCACTGCTTCAACGTTGCTAGCTGCATTTCTCTTTGGTTTGTTCTGTAATGTGATGGTTCTTACAGTTTCAGTCGTATAACAGAAAATGAAGATGTTTTTTGAGTTTTGACAGACAACTATCAAAAAACACATTTTCATGAGGGGTGTGGTGTTTCTGAGTTCATATCCTGTTTGTTGGTAATGTAGACATTCCAAGCAGACCGAAGGCTGGGTAGAGTTTGCAGTACAGTGGCGATTAGTTGGCAAGAAAGCCAGAAGGCAAAATCAAACGACATCAAACAGAAATCTTGCACAACGTCGCAAGATTTCTAACAGACCGCAGTGAACAGCGCAGCAATCTGGTTCCACAAAGGATAGTAGACATGTATGTTGAAAAAAACTAATCTCCATGAAATTCAAAAGCGGatgtatttaaaaaaaagttcatttcATTAGGAAAAAAAGTGTTTTTGtactttagaaaaatgttcatgtattttaaaaaacaatttttgaaattttaaaagtGTTCATGGTTTTTCAATGTATTAGAGGCTGGCCTTCTAATGACTGCTTCCCTCTGTGCCTTTCGATGCATGAAGACTCTGCCCATTTATTCGTGCATTGCTGTTTCACTCAGCAGGTGTGGCTGAAGTTCAGGTACTGGACGCGTGCTGACTTTCTAGTGCCCTCTGTGCCTTTCAATGTTCATTTCATTAAAAAATATTTTTGTACATAAAAAGAATGTGCATGCATTTAAAAACATTTCCGCAATTTTAAAAAGTGATcatagttttttttttcaaaatgtccATGTAATTAAAGAAGTGTTCACACATTTTGAAAATTAGTCGTATAAATTTAAGAGGTATTTATTCATTCTTTGAAATAACGTTCATGTATTTCTAAAAAATGACGTGCAATTATAAagttttcatgcatttaaaaaaagaCATCTAGTTTTAGAAATGTTCATACATTTTACATTTTTGTAGTTTTACTAAAAGTGTTAATACCTTTAGAAAATGTTTGCCCATTTCAAGAAAACATTGTTGTAACTTTTTTCCTGGGAAAACATTGTTGTAATTTGAAAAGAAAACTCGCATGGTTCTGCGCCGTATGCATCACCCCTCTAGCTTTTTCCAATTCACATTTTTTCAGGAAAAAATTCTGATTTGTTCATCAAACATCATGGAaatacaaagaacaccagaagtaacATAAATTGTATCCATGTACGTAGACCACCAAGCGATGACTACAACCACTTGAGCGAGTCGAAGGCACACGCGGTCATCACCCTCCCTCATTGGAGCCGAGCAAACCTTGTTGTAATAGACAGCCGGGAAGTTGTCGCAGATAGTGCAAAATGTTCACCTCACAAAGCACTTTGATTTTGAAGCTGAAGATTTACATGGATGTATGGTACACTTTAATCCACTAATATTTTTAACTTTAAAACTCAATAACAGCTCCACATTCAGCCCGCCAAAAACTTAGGTGTTGCAAGGCCCAGATTCGAAATCAAGCCCATCAATTAGAGCGTAAATCGGTGTAATTCTATCCTAACCTCCTTGTCCTCCGGaaatgaataaataaataataattggTACAAAGTTAAATCAAATCGACTCCATACCAACAAGATATTATGTCCTACAGATCCCGCAAATATACAACCAAATGCACAAGGAGAAAAAAAAACACTCCCCAAAAAATAGACGACCACAAAATAGAACGATTTAGATCAAACGGCGCTGCAAAGCGCACATCCACTTCTAGTCATGCTTTACATCAAACCAGAGTGCTTGGAGGTGGGGAAGGTGATCAACCCTAAACCTCCAGAGTTCCTAACCACAATCAGATAATAAGTTGCATGAGgtatagaagaagaaaaaaagcaaTCACGTCCATTTCATCTGATCATGTATAAGATATTCACTCAAATTTAGTCGTAAAAATAGGATGTTATGAATGTTAGGAGGTACATTTGATATTATACAATGATGGTGATCAGTTACATTGTTGGCAAAGAGCGTTGCAACGCTGCGGAGTTTCCATCAGAACTCAGGCACATCCCAGATATCGAGAATTTGTGATGAGGTTTGCTGACTGGCCCTGTTTTGCAGATAAATATATGGAAGAAGCAAAACCTTTCAAAAACAAATATCGATGAAGCAAAAGTTAGCACTGACAGAAGCACCACTAACGCCATATTCTACTTTCACAGAGCGAGTCCACCGGTGTAGTCTGAAACTTTTGCTAATCTGTTTCAGTTAGGAGTTAAGACTTGGAAATAGTCTGAACTGCTGTCGGATCATAGACATCACAAAAGTTCCTGATTCAAAGTCACTAACAGATATGAAAACTATTGGTTTTGATGCTACTGtgctttttttttagaaaaggaggatgacctccggcctctgcatctgggtgatgcatacggccactttattgattattatcacaagaccttacaaagccatacaacaccaagactaaagccaccgtctaagcaacaactgtcgctacacctatccaattgatgaacgGACGCAGATAGTCTGggtctaataccaaacagacatcgcagccaaacctaaacatctaagacctgaggtcccaatcaGGATGCCTGCCGGGTATGGAGCACCTACCAGTCTGttgcactcctcaaccaggacgcctgccgggtatgaggccgccgcagccatctGCCACAGTGGCGGAGGCAGCGCCCGGCCACCCTGGGCACTTGCCCGGGCTCCCTGCCTACTCGTACGTTGCACGATGCCCTGTCATAGCTGGGGAAATCCACGTCCACGTCGTGGTTTCCCGGGCAGAATTTACTTGG
Protein-coding regions in this window:
- the LOC123167521 gene encoding uncharacterized protein — encoded protein: MEHLQDGHHVRLRSHVYGTYLHADEDGHGVSHRGRRASMNAAWVVHVYQPPEAFVPYLRLHSAAYGRYLAATNVQAPRGLHVEQRGCEVEPIPWRAIRTESGDEVYLEHFYRGCLRADWNTDVSVDNDDPDNPNSPTMHWVVEPIPATRRIPPAWLHPSFNQDESLSREITYVWPNVEGALVNHNVFVFRGRSVFQLRHELARRLVVDVSHLAMCLPTRYGRFFPLVVDLPRNQQALIVVVDFAGTPAHAALRYADVDAW
- the LOC123167522 gene encoding uncharacterized protein, whose protein sequence is MEQFHHGHHVRLRSSELGTYLHADEDGHGVSLHHRRASMKAAWAVHVYQPPEAFVPYLLLHSAAYGRYLAATDEPAPQGHHGRRVEQRNYDHPEVDAQGMIWLAVLTASGDKVFLRNFNGGCLRANGRYRPWNNGASVDDVDVNDIGNLSTMMHWVVEDIPAREIMPLLPRPAWLTLPAVISPSRVIVYVWLDADGTVLSEGSFSFSGRSVFRLRSELARWLADNGIAIVDAPDLVMCLPTRDGRIFPLVVDLPRSLQPLHIIVVIVGTPAHEALRYADVDA